The region TCTATATTTGCTGGAACAACCCGAGGACAAACTTGCGGGATTGTTTAACAATGAACAGCCGCCATTGGTCAATATCGGTTGTGGTGAAGACCTGACCATCAAGGAACTGGCTGAGCTTGTAGCGGAAGTAGTCGGTTTCAAAGGCAGCCTTACCTTCGACACCAGCAAGCCGGATGGCACCATGCGAAAAGTGATGGATGTTTCCAGAATTCGGGGTTTTGGTTGGAAGCCCGTCGTCAGCTTGGCAGAGGGTATTAAGTTAGCATACGGCGATTTTATTGCCCGCTGTCCATAGTCGGACGAATCCCATGACGCTAAGAAAAAACATCCTATCCAACTACGTAGGAATGGGCGTGGTGGCGCTGGCACCGATTCTTGCGTTGCCTTGGTATCTGGCGGCACTTGGGCCGAAGCAGTTTGGATTAATCGGTTTCATAACTATGCTCCAGGCAATACTCGGCCTGCTGGACGCAGGCATGAGCCAAGCGCTAGTGCGCGAATTTTCGGTACGACTGAATTTGGCGGACGGGGGGCGGCGCAGCACAGCATTGCTGCTGTTCGGATTCGAACGCATATATTGGATATTTGCCTTTTGCACCGGAGGTGTCACGCTGCTGCTGGCAGATACGATTGCCAGGCATTGGCTGAACTTGGGGGGATTGCCAGATGTATCGGGGCGGGTGGCTATTTACGGCGCATCGGCTATCTTTGCAGCCCAGTTTCCCGGATCAATTTATCGTAGTCTGCTTGTGGGTGCGCAAGCGCAGGTGGTTCTTAACGGTGTTATGTTGGTCGGTGCGCTGTTACGCCATGTTGGTGGAGTAATAGTCGTTCTTGTCTGGCCAACGTTGTCTGCTTATCTGATTTGGCAGGCTTCGATAGCACTGCTGGAAACTTTACTGCGGAGCAGGTTGGCATGGAACACACTGAACGTAAAAAAAAATCAGCTTAAATGGGAAATAAAAGAATTACGCCCGGTCTGGCGGCAGGTCGCCGGTATGTCTGCAGCTGTTTGGCTGGGCGCCTTAACCGTTCAGATGGATAAAATAGTACTCAGCCGGATGGCCACCATTGAACAGTTCGGTTATTACACGGTTGCAGCCACGGTCGCGGTTGGCATGCTGCAACTGGTCTATCCCTTGGTTCAGGCAGTGTTGCCACGTGCGGTACAGTTGCGTGAAGAACCTGCGGCTTTGCGCAAACTCGGCATCAAGCTGGCTGTGCTGATTGGACTGCTGACTGGAGTAATTGCCCTGATTTTCATTGCAGCAGGTCAATGGTTGTTGGGTATCTGGTTGAGAAACCCCGATGTGGCTTCAACAGTCTATCCGCTATTAGCCGTCTTACTTGTGGGGACAGGCATGAACGCATTTTATAATGTTGGCTATATAAACTGGATAGTTCATAAAAAATTCTACCGAATGTTTCAGGTGAATGCGCTGGCGTTGGTACTCTCTGTAGTGCTAATCCCGCCCCTTGTTATCTGGCAAGGTACAATTGGTGCGGCATTTGGCTGGCTGATGATTAATTTTATAGGGCTGATGCTCAGTCTAGAATGGTTAAAGCGGAAACAGAATGAATGAGCTTATTCGTAAATCTTACTGGTTACTCAGTGCGCAGTTTGGCTTCGACCCAAGACGATTGTTTCGCTCGTGCAGGGGAATTCCTCGATATGTCGCAGGCTGGTTTCATTTTCGAAAAGAATACAAAGGCAGGCTCGACTTTCTCCCTTGTTTGTATGACTGGTTTGAAGAGGGTGGTTCCACCAAGGACGAATACTTTTGGCAGGATTTGCATGTGGCACGGCTAATTCATCTTGCCAATCCGACAAGGCATGTGGATATTGGTTCGCGCATTGATGGCTTTGTTGCACATGTGGCCAGTTTCAGGGATATCGAAGTGTTCGATATTCGCCCTGTCACTTCAATGATTCCAGGAGTTAGTTTCAGGCAGGCAGATTTGATGCATCCGTCCGAATCGCTCATTGAATATTGCGACTCACTTTCATGTTTACACGCGCTGGAGCATTTTGGCCTTGGCCGCTACGGTGATCCGATTGATCCACATGGATATGCGTCGGGACTGGGTAACATGGCAAGGATACTGCAGTCTGGCGGCTTGTTTTATCTTTCCGTTCCCATCGGACAGGAACGCGTGGAGTTTAATGCGCATCGGATATTTGATCCGAACTCACTGGTTCGTCTCGCTGCAGAAAGCGGATTGTTGCTCAGAGAATTCGCATGGATAGGGCAGAGCCGGGCGGTTATCTTGTCTTCCGACATGCAGCTGGATATGGCCGAGTTGAGCAAGCTTCGCTATTCATTAGGTATATTTACGTTCGTCAAGCAATAAGGACTGGAAAGTGAAGAAATTATTAAAAGGCATAATCGGGATTGACGCCAACGAAGAAGGGCGGAATCGGTGGCTGGCTGAGACGTTGTCGGCCATCCCGCCAGGTTTGCGCTTGCTCGATGCCGGAGCGGGTGAATTACGCAACAAGCCGTTATGTTCTCACTTGAATTATGTGTCGCAGGATGCTTGCCAGTATGAAGGAAAGGGAGACGAAAAAGGGCTGCAAACTGGCACATGGGATACCAGCAGGATTGATCTTGTCTGTGACATCATAAATATTCCAGAACCAAATGCCTCGTTTGATGTGATTCTGTGCAGCGAGGTATTTGAGCATTTACCCGACGCAATCAAGGCATTGGATGAGTTTGCGCGTTTGCTAAAACCGGGCGGCAAACTGATCATCACTGCACCGTTTGCTTCATTCGTGCACTTTGCGCCATACCATTACGCCACTGGATATAGCCGCTACTGGTATGAATATCACTTGCCGCCGCGAAATTTTGAAATCCAGGAGCTGATACCTAATGGTGATTGGTTCTCCTACGCAAAACAGGAAATGTTGCGGCTGCCCGGCATGGCACGCCGCTACGGTGATTGGTGCTGGCCTTTAAGCTATCTGGTAGCGGGAGCCGGTTTGATTTATTTCTCGCTACGCGGAAAATCTCGGATGGCCGATGAGGTTGCATGTTTTGGGTGGCACTGCGTTGCTGTCAAACAGCAAATAATTTGAGATGTTCTTTCCAGAAAAAATAACGGCGATTCGTCCAAAAGACAAGGTGTTGGAGATTGGGCCTGGCTCAACCCCACATCCTAGAAGCGATGTTTTTCTCGAACTAAGTTTTGATGGCGCTCAGGACAAGATTGCTCAGCGTGGCGGGGAGCTCAAGGACGCAGACTTCGGCAGCAAGCCGGTTCACTATTACAACGGTGCAAGGTTTCCATTCGAGGATGGTCAGTTTGATTATGTAATCTGTTCGCATGTAATAGAACATGTTCCTGATCCCAAGTCGTTCCTAAGCGAAGTATTCAGGGTAGCAGGAGGAAGAGGTTATTTAGAATACCCGCTCATTACTTATGAATATTTGTATAACTTCGATGTTCATCTCCATTTCGTAAAATTTGATTTCGAACAGAGCCTACTGAGATATCTACCAAAGCGTGATACCGTTTTTCCTGAGTTTGCAGCAGTAAGCTCATTGTTCTATCAAACACTTAGTTGCGGTTGGGATGATTTATGTGCAGCAAATAAAAGCCTGTTTTTTGAAGGTTTTGAATTCACACAACCCTTTACTGTTCAAAAAACCAGCGAGCTGGAAAAACTGCTGCCATCCAGTTCTTTGATTGTTCCGAAAAGGACGGTGCGCAAATTTATCGGTCAAATCTTAAATAAACTTGGATTGTAAGTGATCGTGGTGATAACTCATATTATCGGCGGCTTGGGCAATCAGATGTTTCAATATGCAGCCGGTCGCGCTCTGTCATTAAGAAAAAATACGGAACTCCGGTTGGATATTTCCGGCTTTGCATCGTACGGTTTACATCAAGGATTTGAGTTGCAACGCGTATTTACGTGTCCAGCAGTGATTGCCAGTGATTCGGACATCAACCGGGTATTGGGCTGGCAGTCCAAACCCATTATTCGTCGGCTAATGACACGTCAACGATTTGCCAAATTTCGTCGAGATGCGTTTGCCGTAGAACCGCATTTTTATTATTGGCCCAAAATGGACGATCTGAAAACAGATTGCTATTTGTCAGGCTATTGGCAATCCGAAAAATATTTTGCTGATGTAGCCGCACAAATTCGTATCGACTTTGCATTCAGGAAATTGATGAATTTACGAAATGCTGATTTTGCAGAGAAAATCCAACAGGGAAATGCGATCAGCCTCCATGTTCGGCGCGGTGACTATGCGAACAATCCAAAAACGACCGCTGCCCATGGCTTATGTTCGCTGGAGTACTACAAGTCGGCAATTCAATATGTGATCAATAAAGTTGATCAGCCGTGCTTTTATATATTTTCAGACGATCCGACATGGGTAAGAGAAAACATAGAAATAGATTTCCCTTCCCATTATGTGGATCATAACAAGGGCGAGGAAAGTTACAATGACATGCGGCTGATGAGTATGTGCAAACATCACATCATTGCCAATAGCTCTTTCAGTTGGTGGGGTGCGTGGCTGAATCCAAGTCCTGACAAAATCGTTATTGCGCCACAAAAGTGGTTTGCCAAAGAAACAAATACGCGGGATTTGATCCCGCAAGACTGGATTAGACTGTGAGACTTAAGGAATGGTAGTGTTTGATTCGGACCAGGAAACCGCCCAACCGCCCTTGGTAACAGTCGCCATGCCCGTATACAACGCAGGCAAGTACTTGCGATTGGCTGTGCTCTCGATAGTCAAGCAAACCTTTACAGACTGGGAGTTGTTGATCATTGATGATGGTTCAACGGACAATGCCCTGCAGAGCATTGTGGACATCAAGGATGCGCGAATTCAGATTTTGAGAGATGGCATAAATAAAGGATTGGCCGTCAGACTGAATGAGTGCATCGAATTGGCACGAGGCAAATACTTTGCTCGGATGGATGCGGATGATGTGTCATATCCAACGCGATTTGAGTTCCAAATCGATGCCTTTAAAAAGGACCCGCAACTGGATTTGGTGGCCGTATGTGCAATCACGATTGATGAAAACAATAAGGCGACGAGCATTTTTCCTAGTGCTATCACGCATGAAGAAATTTCTTCCTACCCGTGGCGAGGATTCCACTTTCCCCATCCAACCTGGATGGGGAAAGTGGAATGGTTTCGCAAATATCGCTATGCGAATCCTGCTCCTTATTTTTGCGAGGATCAGGAGCTGCTGTTGCGTAGCTATCGCAACAGCAGATTTTCAACCGTTGATGAAATACTCTTTGCTTATAGGGTTCGAAGGAAAATCAACTGGCAAAAATTGGCAAAAACACGCTGGGCAGTTTTAAAAGTTCAATTCCGTCACTTTGCAAGAATAAACCAATGGTATTTTGTGTCGCTGGCAATAACGGCCTATTTGTTGAAGATAGGTAGTGATGTATTTAAAAGGCTGTGTTCAGGGAATAATGAATGTAAGCGTGTGAGCGTAGATGATGCCGTTGTATCCAAGTGGAATAGGATTCGGGACGGTATAGCACTGGACCTGAAAGTACCATGAAAAAACTCTGCTACGTTGCAACCATTCCGGCCGTCGTTCATGCTTTTTTACGCGCCCATATTCAGGAGGCTGCAAAAAAATATGAAGTAACAGTCATATGCAATTCCACGGATAAGTACTTGCTTGACGGTCTTAATGCGCGTCTCGTTCTGCTCCCAATTGACCGTCGGCCCTCACCTTGGAATGACTTGCGAGTCTTGTTTCAACTATACAGTCTGTTTCGCCGTGAGCGATTCGATATTGTGCATTCCCACATGCCCAAGACAGGACTGCTCGGAATGTTGGCTGCATGGTTGGCAAGGGTACCAATACGCATCAACACATTTCATGGCGAGGTATGGGCAACACGAAGCGGCTGGCGACGGAAGACACTCAAATTATTCGACCAATTGATTGGATTGCTTGCGACAGATATTTTTGCGGTGAGTCCGTCGCAGCGAGACTTTTTGGTTAACGAGGGAGTCCTGCCACCGGGAAAAGCAAAGGTGATTGGCGCAGGATCAATCTGCGGTGTAGATCCCCTGCGTTTCCATCCGGATGCTGAGAAAAGACAAACAGTACGCCAAGGCTTGGGAATTGCGCGGGATTCGAAGGTGGTTCTATTTGTCGGACGGCTCAATCGCGACAAGGGGATGCTGGACTTGGCTGCCGCATTCGATACTATTGCCAAACAGTACCCGGATGTGGAACTCCTGCTGGTGGGTGCTGAAGAAGATGTGCCCTTCAGCCGCATTCAGGAAATCTGCCACGCAGAAAGCGAACGCCTGCGCTACATAAGCTTTTCTTCCAAACCTGAACATTACATGACTGCGGCAGATATTCTTTGCTTGCCAAGTTACCGTGAAGGATTTGGCATGACCATCATTGAGGCAGCAGCCTGTGGCGTGCCCGCCGTGGCTTCGCGTATATATGGGATTACGGATGCCGTGGCAGATGGCGAAACCGGCTTGTTGTTCCCTGCGGGAGATGTGAATGCGCTGACACGGGCCTTGTCAAAATTGATTACGGAGAACGAGTTGCGACAACAGATGGGCAATGAAGCTCGCAAGCGTGCGTTGAATTTATTCTCCAGCGAAAAGATAACCCGCGAGTTGGTGGCCTTGTACGATAGATTGTCCGGGACGCGGTGAAACAGGAATGAAAGAAATCGGTTTCAAACACGATAAATGCAATTTGCTCATTACCGGCGCCAGTGGCTTTGTTGGTCGTCCCCTTAGTGCCGAGCTGCTCGCACGAGGATACATGGTCCGGGCGGCAGTGCGTAATGCTGGAACATCGGCAGAAAATTCCGCTGTGTCCGTGGTAGGCGAAATTGATGGCGAAACGAGATGGGCGGAGGCGCTCAGCGGCATTGACGCAGTGATTCACCTGGCTGCGCGAGTGCATGTCATGCACGACAATTCGGACGATCCGTTAGCGGAATTTCGCCGTACCAATACCACAGGGACGGAACATCTGGCCCGTAGCGCGGCAGCAAACGGGGTTAGGCGGCTGGTGTATGTCAGTTCGATCAAGGTGAACGGCGAGGAAACGTCCGATGGACGTATTTACTCGGAGAATGATATTCCTGCGCCGCAGGATCCATATGGCATTTCCAAGTGGGAAGCGGAACAAGTTCTGCAACGCGTGGCGCAAGAAACTGGCCTGGAGATTGTGATCGTACGGCCACCGCTGGTTTACGGCGCAGGGGTAAAGGGTAATTTTGCACAAATGATGCGGGTAGTTGCAAGCGGGCTGCCGCTACCGCTGGCCTCGGTCAGAAACAAGCGCGATCTTGTTTATGTAGGCAACCTGGTGGATGCGCTGGTCGTATGCGCGACGCATCCAACCGCTGCCGGGAACACCTATCTGGTAAGCGATGGCGAAGATATCTCAACACCAGATTTGCTGCACCGATTGGGAGAGGCTATGGGGCACGCGGCACGAGTGTTTTCTTGTCCGCTCCCGCTGCTGAAACTGGCAGGTCGCTTGACCGGAAAATCCAGTCAGATCGAGCGTTTGCTGGGTTCGCTGCAGGTCGATAGTGGTAAAATCCGCCGCGAACTTAACTGGATTCCGCCCTACAGCTTGCAGCAGGGGCTGCAAGCTACCGCGGAGTGGTATCGAAATACCCATCTATGAGTCATTACTCTCCCGTCGTCGCAGCTTTGGTCACCATGTTGCTGACCATCATTATCCTGATCAGCAAATTCGGTAAAGAGATACAAGATATTCCCAACGAACGCTCTTTGCATGAAACTCCGGTTCCGCGCATTGGCGGAGTTGCGATGATGGCCGGCTTATTGACCGGCTGGATGTTGATGTTGACGTCGCTGAAATGGTGGATAGTGCTGCCGCTGATCGGGCTATTCATCGTCTCCCTGCTGGACGACATGCACAATCTGCCGGTCAGGAAGCGTTTAATGGCACATCTGGCGGCGGCGGCGATCCTGGTTGTCGGTGCTGGCTTGCTCACCCAACAAGGGATGCTGATTGCCCTGATTGTGCTGCTGCTCACAGTGTGGATGACGAACCTCTACAATTTCATGGACGGTTCCGACGGACTGGCGGGGGGCATGGCACTGATCGGCTTCAGCATATACGGCGTTGCCGCGTTGATCTCGCACGACGACACGCAGGCGATGCTGAACTTCACCATCGGCGCGGCAGCATTGGGTTTTCTCTATAACAATTTCCATCCCGCCAAAATTTTCCTGGGTGATGCCGGTTCCATTCCCTTGGGCTTTCTTGCTGCAAGCATGGGGCTCTGGGGGTGGCAGCAAGGCTACTGGGCGGCATGGTTTCCGATCATGGTATTTTCTCCGTTCATTGTGGATGCAAGCGTCACACTGGTAAAGCGTACCCTGCGTGGTGTGAAGGTCACCGAAGCGCATCGCGAACACTATTACCAACGCCTCGTTCAAATGGGCTGGAGCCATAGCAAAGTGGCACTGGCCGAATATGGACTGATGCTGGGAACCGGTGTAACGGCTGTATCGGTTATACAGCAAGCTTTTCCGTGGACGGTAATTCTGGCTTGGGGCGGGATATATGCCGTGTTGATGTTGGTGATTGATGCCGCATGGAGAAAATTCAAGCGGGCGCAACATGCTTAAAGTCAATCGCTATACCGCGATGGCTGTGTTGCACGATATATTTGTAGCAGCAATAGCATGGGCTGGTGCATATTTGCTGCGTTTTAATTTTGACCTGCCGCAGAATTTTCAAAGCGAAATGTGGCGTACCTTGCTTTGGGTCGCGCCGTTGCAATCACTGATATTCTGGTACATGGGCCTGTACCGCGGTATTTGGCGCTACGCCAGTCTGGTAGATCTGCGACGCATTTTTATGGCCGTGCTGCTGGCCGCTATGTTAATTCCTCTGGGACTCTGGATGTTCCGTATTCATGCCGTCGTTCCGCGTTCGGTACTGATCATCGATCCCATCATTCTTTTGCTGGCAATGGGCGGCGGTCGTCTGCTCTACCGTTTGTGGAAAGAACAAGGGTTGTTCGGCGACATCAAACTTCAGGGTGAGCCGGTACTGGTAATGGGTGCCGGGGAGGCTGGCATAGGCTTGTCAAAGGATCTGGCCAGGAGCCGCGAATGGCATCAGGTCGGGTTTCTTGATGACGATGCGGATAAGCAAGGCCGTATCCTCAACGGCATCAAGGTGCTGGGCAAACTGGAAAGTCTGCCCTATTGGGCGCAGCGGTTCGGCGTTACCCAGGCCATCATCGCCATGCCGTCATCCACGCACCAGCAGCGCAAGCATGCAATCGATCTGGCAAACAGCAATGGCATCAAGGCATTGACAGTTCCGGCATTCGACGACCTGCTGAGCGGCCGCGTATCCGTGTCGCAACTGCGGGCTGTAGAGCTGGACGACCTGCTCGGGCGCGATCCGGTGCAGCTGGATGGCGCTGGGCTGCATGAGCAACTTACGGATAAAGTCGTGCTGGTTACCGGCGCGGGGGGTTCCATCGGTTCCGAGCTGTGTCGTCAAATTGCACGCTTTGCACCCAGAAAACTGGTGTTGTA is a window of Sideroxydans sp. CL21 DNA encoding:
- a CDS encoding oligosaccharide flippase family protein; the protein is MTLRKNILSNYVGMGVVALAPILALPWYLAALGPKQFGLIGFITMLQAILGLLDAGMSQALVREFSVRLNLADGGRRSTALLLFGFERIYWIFAFCTGGVTLLLADTIARHWLNLGGLPDVSGRVAIYGASAIFAAQFPGSIYRSLLVGAQAQVVLNGVMLVGALLRHVGGVIVVLVWPTLSAYLIWQASIALLETLLRSRLAWNTLNVKKNQLKWEIKELRPVWRQVAGMSAAVWLGALTVQMDKIVLSRMATIEQFGYYTVAATVAVGMLQLVYPLVQAVLPRAVQLREEPAALRKLGIKLAVLIGLLTGVIALIFIAAGQWLLGIWLRNPDVASTVYPLLAVLLVGTGMNAFYNVGYINWIVHKKFYRMFQVNALALVLSVVLIPPLVIWQGTIGAAFGWLMINFIGLMLSLEWLKRKQNE
- a CDS encoding DUF268 domain-containing protein translates to MNELIRKSYWLLSAQFGFDPRRLFRSCRGIPRYVAGWFHFRKEYKGRLDFLPCLYDWFEEGGSTKDEYFWQDLHVARLIHLANPTRHVDIGSRIDGFVAHVASFRDIEVFDIRPVTSMIPGVSFRQADLMHPSESLIEYCDSLSCLHALEHFGLGRYGDPIDPHGYASGLGNMARILQSGGLFYLSVPIGQERVEFNAHRIFDPNSLVRLAAESGLLLREFAWIGQSRAVILSSDMQLDMAELSKLRYSLGIFTFVKQ
- a CDS encoding class I SAM-dependent methyltransferase, with product MKKLLKGIIGIDANEEGRNRWLAETLSAIPPGLRLLDAGAGELRNKPLCSHLNYVSQDACQYEGKGDEKGLQTGTWDTSRIDLVCDIINIPEPNASFDVILCSEVFEHLPDAIKALDEFARLLKPGGKLIITAPFASFVHFAPYHYATGYSRYWYEYHLPPRNFEIQELIPNGDWFSYAKQEMLRLPGMARRYGDWCWPLSYLVAGAGLIYFSLRGKSRMADEVACFGWHCVAVKQQII
- a CDS encoding methyltransferase domain-containing protein, whose amino-acid sequence is MFFPEKITAIRPKDKVLEIGPGSTPHPRSDVFLELSFDGAQDKIAQRGGELKDADFGSKPVHYYNGARFPFEDGQFDYVICSHVIEHVPDPKSFLSEVFRVAGGRGYLEYPLITYEYLYNFDVHLHFVKFDFEQSLLRYLPKRDTVFPEFAAVSSLFYQTLSCGWDDLCAANKSLFFEGFEFTQPFTVQKTSELEKLLPSSSLIVPKRTVRKFIGQILNKLGL
- a CDS encoding alpha-1,2-fucosyltransferase, whose product is MIVVITHIIGGLGNQMFQYAAGRALSLRKNTELRLDISGFASYGLHQGFELQRVFTCPAVIASDSDINRVLGWQSKPIIRRLMTRQRFAKFRRDAFAVEPHFYYWPKMDDLKTDCYLSGYWQSEKYFADVAAQIRIDFAFRKLMNLRNADFAEKIQQGNAISLHVRRGDYANNPKTTAAHGLCSLEYYKSAIQYVINKVDQPCFYIFSDDPTWVRENIEIDFPSHYVDHNKGEESYNDMRLMSMCKHHIIANSSFSWWGAWLNPSPDKIVIAPQKWFAKETNTRDLIPQDWIRL
- a CDS encoding glycosyltransferase — protein: MFDSDQETAQPPLVTVAMPVYNAGKYLRLAVLSIVKQTFTDWELLIIDDGSTDNALQSIVDIKDARIQILRDGINKGLAVRLNECIELARGKYFARMDADDVSYPTRFEFQIDAFKKDPQLDLVAVCAITIDENNKATSIFPSAITHEEISSYPWRGFHFPHPTWMGKVEWFRKYRYANPAPYFCEDQELLLRSYRNSRFSTVDEILFAYRVRRKINWQKLAKTRWAVLKVQFRHFARINQWYFVSLAITAYLLKIGSDVFKRLCSGNNECKRVSVDDAVVSKWNRIRDGIALDLKVP
- a CDS encoding glycosyltransferase family 4 protein, producing the protein MKKLCYVATIPAVVHAFLRAHIQEAAKKYEVTVICNSTDKYLLDGLNARLVLLPIDRRPSPWNDLRVLFQLYSLFRRERFDIVHSHMPKTGLLGMLAAWLARVPIRINTFHGEVWATRSGWRRKTLKLFDQLIGLLATDIFAVSPSQRDFLVNEGVLPPGKAKVIGAGSICGVDPLRFHPDAEKRQTVRQGLGIARDSKVVLFVGRLNRDKGMLDLAAAFDTIAKQYPDVELLLVGAEEDVPFSRIQEICHAESERLRYISFSSKPEHYMTAADILCLPSYREGFGMTIIEAAACGVPAVASRIYGITDAVADGETGLLFPAGDVNALTRALSKLITENELRQQMGNEARKRALNLFSSEKITRELVALYDRLSGTR
- a CDS encoding SDR family oxidoreductase; this encodes MKEIGFKHDKCNLLITGASGFVGRPLSAELLARGYMVRAAVRNAGTSAENSAVSVVGEIDGETRWAEALSGIDAVIHLAARVHVMHDNSDDPLAEFRRTNTTGTEHLARSAAANGVRRLVYVSSIKVNGEETSDGRIYSENDIPAPQDPYGISKWEAEQVLQRVAQETGLEIVIVRPPLVYGAGVKGNFAQMMRVVASGLPLPLASVRNKRDLVYVGNLVDALVVCATHPTAAGNTYLVSDGEDISTPDLLHRLGEAMGHAARVFSCPLPLLKLAGRLTGKSSQIERLLGSLQVDSGKIRRELNWIPPYSLQQGLQATAEWYRNTHL
- a CDS encoding glycosyltransferase family 4 protein, encoding MSHYSPVVAALVTMLLTIIILISKFGKEIQDIPNERSLHETPVPRIGGVAMMAGLLTGWMLMLTSLKWWIVLPLIGLFIVSLLDDMHNLPVRKRLMAHLAAAAILVVGAGLLTQQGMLIALIVLLLTVWMTNLYNFMDGSDGLAGGMALIGFSIYGVAALISHDDTQAMLNFTIGAAALGFLYNNFHPAKIFLGDAGSIPLGFLAASMGLWGWQQGYWAAWFPIMVFSPFIVDASVTLVKRTLRGVKVTEAHREHYYQRLVQMGWSHSKVALAEYGLMLGTGVTAVSVIQQAFPWTVILAWGGIYAVLMLVIDAAWRKFKRAQHA
- a CDS encoding nucleoside-diphosphate sugar epimerase/dehydratase — protein: MLKVNRYTAMAVLHDIFVAAIAWAGAYLLRFNFDLPQNFQSEMWRTLLWVAPLQSLIFWYMGLYRGIWRYASLVDLRRIFMAVLLAAMLIPLGLWMFRIHAVVPRSVLIIDPIILLLAMGGGRLLYRLWKEQGLFGDIKLQGEPVLVMGAGEAGIGLSKDLARSREWHQVGFLDDDADKQGRILNGIKVLGKLESLPYWAQRFGVTQAIIAMPSSTHQQRKHAIDLANSNGIKALTVPAFDDLLSGRVSVSQLRAVELDDLLGRDPVQLDGAGLHEQLTDKVVLVTGAGGSIGSELCRQIARFAPRKLVLYEAGELALYNMEQELNKAFPQLDIAYLAGDVRDDVRLDQVFGEYKPNAVFHAAAYKHVPLMERHNAWQAVRNNVFGTWRAASCAQRHGVEKFVLISTDKAVNPTNVMGTTKRMAEIVCQGLQRSEGTRFVIVRFGNVLGSNGSVIPKFREQIAKGGPITVTHPEITRFFMSIPEAAQLVMQAGYMGKGGEIFVLDMGEPVKIVDLAKELIRLSGLGEEDIRIEYTGLRPGEKLYEEVLADSEHTLPTPHPKLRIAQARQVAADELQAMLDWVQIDTANSDEAVRERLQHWVPEYVPTPNAH